TCTGAAGCTTCTAAAGAAATGCAAGAACTTTCTTAGCTGTATGACAAAAAGAGTAAAAGACATAATCTCCCTTTGAGAATATGGTCAGTTTTCACTATTTAAGACTTCAGAGTCCTACATTGTATAGAAAATTCTTCTCAATCTCGACAATATCTTTACATGGAAATAGCAATCACCAGAACCACTCAAGTGAATCCCTACACTAATTATATTGCATACAACTTTAAAAAGTAGTAGCTCATTTGGTTCAGCTGTATTTTAATAGATGGATAAGCTGTGCTTATGTTTCAAGAAAGCAGTTAGAGAATGAATATTTGATAGGAGATAGTAATGTTTAATTACCATTCAGCCATTAACACTCAGTTTGTGATTTGGTGTTATGCATTATTTACAAAGTCATCCCAGAGAGATTGCTTTAAAGTACTTAAGCATTTACATATACATAACCCAGAGGATATTTTCTTTTCGGAAATGGAAAAGATATAATCCAATCAGCAATTTTACTGAGCCATCCAACTTCTAAAAAGCTTTTCCTGAGATTGTCTTACTGCTGCATCATGTTCCAATTTCCatttagtttcaaaatattctgGCAGAACTCAGACTCCACCCTGGCTGAAAGGAGGACAGAGAATACTTCAAGCTCATGCGGTGAGAAACAGGCGAGTTTGTTCTTACCTGAGACTGGGCTTGAAGGGACAGTTTCACTTCTTCATTCTCCATGGGTAGCATGCTAGTTTTGTCACAAGACACTTTGTAAAGTTCTTCCCAGCACTCCTTGGGCTTGCCCTGGCAAATCAGTCCCAGGAGTCTTGAACTTTTTGTCCCACTCATGGCAcattcataaaaagttccattaAGCAAAGCCACAGAGAGCCACATCACTGGAGCCACCAATGAACTCAGAGTGATCTGGCCCAGGACATAGAAGAAGCGGTAGCTGTGACCCCTAGGGAAGATTTTCCTGGGGTTCACACAGCAACCTGTGAAGAGTTTCCATGCTTTGTTGTTCACAAAGAATCCTAGGATCAGTAACACCCAGGCAGGAGCAAAAAGGAAAACCAACCCATAGACCGTATTCTCAGAGCTGCAGGGGCACTTAAAAGCCACAAGTGAAAAGAGACGCTCACCTCCCAAGGTCAGTAAAGCCATGAAGCTGTAGCCAATAGCAGTTTTCTGgttaagaaagaattttaacatgCTCTGAAAAGCATCCATGTTGGAGATACACAAAGAGGGAAAATGCTTTGCCCTTGCTATTGACTCCGCAGCTGTGGCAGTGGCCGAGGGTGGAGCTCTTTCTTCATTAGAAACAACAGTCCTCCTTCTCAGGCTGAATTCAGCCAGATAAGGAAACAATGTCATTCCCTAGGAATGCATATTTCCCAACAGTGTTCAGATAATGCCTCCTACTGGTGGATATGGGGCCATGGAAGGGCAGCCTAAACAGAGGGATTTAGAATATAATTCAAAATGCACAAGCttccttttaatattatttccatgTGGCTTAGATTGAAAATCAGAAGGAAGTTCTGGCTAAGATGTACAATAGTCTAGAAACTTTCCAGCAGGATGAGTCAACACTAGCAGAAATGGGTTTCTGCCACTTGATGGGGAGCCAAATCCAATGTCCAAACACAGAATTTCACCatggtctgtctgtctgtctctctctttctttcttccttctttttctttttttcctcttactatATGGCTTAAGATTTGGAAGACAGGAATTCATTTTATGTCTTCTTAAAACTGCACAGTTTAGAGACTTGAGCCATATCTTAGGATTTGGAATATTTAACCTATATGGAAAAGCTTAGGGAGAGTttgagttttaaagaaaaaaaaacaaaacaagaagggTCTTCATCATTACttctttttgggggagggggtattTGTTAtcgaagtcaggggcactcaaccactgagccacatccccagtcctattttatattttatttggagacagggtctcattgagttgcttggtgccttgtttttgctgaggctctctttgaacttcaatcctcctgcctcagcctcctgagctgctaggattacaggcatgtgccattgaaCCCAGCTGATCATCACTTCTTTCCTAAGTCATCATGGTAACCTCTAGATTAGTATCTCTCCTTTTGACTTTATGCCCatcccaaccataaccctaaatccaTCCCACATACTGACGTGAAGGAGATCCCTCTAAAATAGAAATCCAATGCTGCATAGCCTTTTGACATCTTTAGGGATCCCACTGCCCACAGATTGAGAGATACAGACCTCCCTTGAACCTCATCATGATACCTCATGCCAGGACATGTTCCTACTACCCAGAGTATAATAGAGTggcccctgtccccaccccacctgtttttttttttttttttttttgcctgacaAAAACTCACTTATACTCCTATATTCCAGTTCTAAATATGGTGTCAAACTTAGATCAGATGCTCatccaataatttattttgaaaatggctATTGAActcccactgtgtgccaggcactgtgctagtcTGGCTGTGCTCAATAAGTAcctattgaatgaatgaataaacttcTTAGTACttcaaattagaaataatttaataaaataatttctatttccatTCTCTACACTGCTctagatttaaaaatcaaattaagtgATTTGGAAAATTTagcttatatatttaatatttaaattaatcaaGTCATTTGAAAAATGACAACACATCAAACTAATAAATTTCCATTAATAAACTTTAGAACCAAGGCCTATGTGTTTTGTGAAAAGAAATTGCCTTGGACTAGGAATCAAACAATTAAGTTATACTGAGGTCTTAGTGTGTCGTTTTACTTCTCTCCAGTATATTCATTTGTGAAACTAGGGGTTTAAAAGAAATAGTCtctaaaatttcttccatttttatattataaaattcttcatgtgctaggaaacagttttatttacttatttatttttattagttatacatgacagtacaatgatcttgacatatcatatatttgaatcaaatggggtatgatttctcatatttctggatgtacaggttgcagaatcacattggttatacagtaaCGTATAAACAACTTTTGAGAATAACTTTGTCACTCATTTATGTTTTTCTCATCCCACCActatccctttctccttctcagaGACTTGTTATTTACAGTAATATAATTTCCTCTCCATCCCCAAATACACTCTTGGCTTTAATCTGCCCTCGGCAACTGTTGCTCTGACCATGACCTTCCTATTGTGGCAGATATGTCCTAGATACCTTCTAATTTAGGATCCTATCATTTTCATGATCAGTGTGCCAAATACCATATAAATATGTttacaatgaataatatt
Above is a genomic segment from Urocitellus parryii isolate mUroPar1 chromosome 8, mUroPar1.hap1, whole genome shotgun sequence containing:
- the Calhm5 gene encoding calcium homeostasis modulator protein 5; the encoded protein is MDAFQSMLKFFLNQKTAIGYSFMALLTLGGERLFSLVAFKCPCSSENTVYGLVFLFAPAWVLLILGFFVNNKAWKLFTGCCVNPRKIFPRGHSYRFFYVLGQITLSSLVAPVMWLSVALLNGTFYECAMSGTKSSRLLGLICQGKPKECWEELYKVSCDKTSMLPMENEEVKLSLQAQSQILGWCLICSASFFSLLTTCYARCRSQVSYLQLNFWKTYTEKEKEQLENTFVDYATKLSERNLKCFFENKRPGVFPLPTFAAWEAASELHSFHQNQQHYSTLHKVVDDGLEPCPQDDETTMVLVGTA